Within Candidatus Cloacimonadota bacterium, the genomic segment GAACCGGGAACGCAGATTGGCGGACTGATCAAGGAAAACAGCTATTTGGACAGAGATGTGGTCGGCGGGTTAAGCTATTATCATTATAGGCTTTGCGCGGTTGACCAGCAAGGGAATGAAAGCCCCTATGCCGGTGGCGTGAAAAGCCGTCCCGTGAGCTTGAATCAGGGCATCCTGATTGTGGATGAAACCGCGGACCTGAGCGGAAATGGGCCATTTCAACCTTCTGACGCGCAGGCGGATGAATTTTACGATGCCATCACGGCGAAATTCAACTGCACGGAATTGGATTTGAACGCCTGGAACGAAGAACTGCGGCTGGCGGACATTTGCGTCTATTCCACAATTTTGTGGCACGGGAACGACCTTTCGGAGATGGACGCGCCCTATTTTGCGCAAGATGTTCTGCGCCAATATGTTGAAGCCGGCGGAAACATCCTGTTCAGCGTTTATCATCCTTCGTTGGCCTTTGATCTGAATTCCGGATATCCAGTCCAGTTTGAAGAAGATTCCTTCATTTATGACTACATCGGCATCGCGGAAGCGGATCACAGCAACTCTGCCCGGTTTAAGCGCGCCAATCCTGAATTTGAATATTTCCCACCCCTGGAGGTGGATCCCGAAAAAACCAATGAAGCCATGGGTGGACACATCCCGCGTGTGGAAGGAATGATGCCAACAGATGACTGCATAACAGTTTACAGCTATGCGTCAGACCACGAAAACGACACCGCGCAGGGGCGTTTGAACGGTATGGCGGTGGGGATTTTGAACCTGAACCAGGATGGCAAAATCTGCACCTTGAGTTTTCCGCTCTACAATATGCGCCAGGATGATGCCCAAAAGCTGGTGGAATATGTGTTTACGGAGTATTTTGGCGAAAGCCTGATTGCGGGGGAAAGTGTTGAGACACCAGTGATTTGCATGGGAAGCCCCTTTCCCAATCCATTTGACTCTGAAATCCAGGTGCGGGTGGAGCTTAAAGACAATGAAAAGCCTGTGAAGGTGGAGGTTTTCAACCTGCGTGGGCAAAAAGTGAAGACCCTTTTTGAGGGAAACTGCCCAAAATCCAAACTGCATAAATGGGACGGCTTGGATGAGGGCGGACGCCGCGTTGGCAGCGGGGTTTACCTGATTCGGGCGCAGCAGGATGGGAAAAGCGCGGTGGCGAAGGTGGTGAGGTTTTAGCGTTTTTTGCCTGCAAGCTCTGCGGTTCGGTGCCGGCATGTTTGGCAGCTTTTTGGCTCAAAAGGGAAAAACCTCCGCTGCCAACTTATTTGCTCAAGATGGCAACAAACATGCTCTGTTTTACAAGGCAAGACATTTTTCTTGTCGGAAAGAGGGGCTTTAAAAACTATGCACCCGGTATCTTGTTGTCATATGAAAAAAATTTGCAGGGATTGGCAAGTCCACATGTATCATAGTAAATGTGGAAAGCCACCCATTTTCAAAGAAATGATTTTTACCACCTTAAGGAATATGTCATGAGAAAACACTTTTTTGTCCTGCTGTTGCTGTTGCCACTGGCCTTGGCGGCGCAGCAGTATAGCCTGGAACAGCTTGTTGAACACGGATTAGAGCACAGCTATGGCATGCAGAGTTCTGGTTTGAGCTATGAATCCAGCCTCAGCAGTCTGAGCTCTGCAACATGGAATCTTCTCCCGGACGCCAGCTTGAATTTTGGCATCACCGGCGATTTTTACCATCCCAATGATCCTCCAAAACCTGATGTCAGCAGCCAGGCTGGTTTTTCCATCAGCAAAACCATCAGTCTGAACGACGACGCCTGGTTCAACTACCGCTATGCGAAATTGGACGCCGAAAAGGCAAAACTGACCTTGGAAACCAGTGCCAGTTCCTACGCCTACAGCGTTTTCAGCGCCTATTTGGATGTGTTGAGCACCCAAAGCCAACTGGCATCGCTGAACCGCAACCTGGAGATTCAAACCAGGGTGTGGGAACGCGCTCAAGCCTTGAACGAACTGGGAAAAAACACCGGCTTCGACGTGAAGGAAAGCGAAATCGCGGTGATGAACGCGCGCATTTCCATCATGCAACTGGAAAACAGCATCGCTTCGAAGCGCAGTCAGCTTTTC encodes:
- a CDS encoding T9SS type A sorting domain-containing protein translates to EPGTQIGGLIKENSYLDRDVVGGLSYYHYRLCAVDQQGNESPYAGGVKSRPVSLNQGILIVDETADLSGNGPFQPSDAQADEFYDAITAKFNCTELDLNAWNEELRLADICVYSTILWHGNDLSEMDAPYFAQDVLRQYVEAGGNILFSVYHPSLAFDLNSGYPVQFEEDSFIYDYIGIAEADHSNSARFKRANPEFEYFPPLEVDPEKTNEAMGGHIPRVEGMMPTDDCITVYSYASDHENDTAQGRLNGMAVGILNLNQDGKICTLSFPLYNMRQDDAQKLVEYVFTEYFGESLIAGESVETPVICMGSPFPNPFDSEIQVRVELKDNEKPVKVEVFNLRGQKVKTLFEGNCPKSKLHKWDGLDEGGRRVGSGVYLIRAQQDGKSAVAKVVRF